From Aliidiomarina minuta, one genomic window encodes:
- a CDS encoding NRDE family protein produces MCTISWCFEAHKLHVLINRDEQNSRASASGPELFKAQGISAAMPIDPQGGGSWTAFNDKGFVFCLLNNYQHQAQTQTASTSRGLLIKNLAHCANWDAINLRLEPRALTTYRPFILLIFDRFHEPVQFNWDGKQLRHILAPRSPVSSSSLAPRWTPWLRRTWARLKLPAHAGLEALKKLHASRGILGSAFGIAMRRATTQTISVTHITIGQHFGSMCYWPGYPEALSRETGEDLMVKLASSSQPVSRVSRVSSKTLLDTYQPQLAQSFGPIKWATLRWLIAEKRLNKLLQKLDSVPPDRVADKALQLLGVEPELQAMRWPDANARLVFVCNHPTGGVDGLIAIAALQKRYPNLRVIANDALLTLSHLQDLIVPVSVFEARKASTAAVTQAFAGKAPLLVFPAGKTARYSVHGELDDGAWAKSIATLSLRYRRSLVPMFIQSRNSSLFYCIHKVRNLLGIRLNLEMLLLPRETLKPYIRRPQFFIDVPMQPIELQACGVNDQQRMQWCKARSYALPRHFNEVNHDFRRPPCSRRAKPRPSA; encoded by the coding sequence ATGTGCACCATAAGCTGGTGTTTTGAAGCTCATAAACTGCACGTCCTGATCAACCGCGACGAGCAGAACAGCCGTGCATCGGCGAGCGGACCAGAACTTTTTAAAGCTCAGGGTATAAGCGCCGCTATGCCGATTGATCCCCAGGGAGGTGGTAGCTGGACCGCTTTTAATGATAAAGGATTTGTATTTTGCCTGCTGAATAATTACCAGCATCAGGCCCAGACTCAGACGGCTAGCACAAGCCGGGGACTGCTAATCAAAAACCTTGCCCACTGTGCGAACTGGGACGCCATTAATCTTCGTCTTGAACCCAGGGCACTGACAACATATCGCCCTTTTATCCTGCTTATTTTTGACCGTTTTCATGAGCCTGTACAGTTCAACTGGGACGGGAAGCAACTGCGTCATATTCTGGCGCCCCGCTCTCCTGTTTCAAGTTCAAGCCTGGCTCCGCGCTGGACGCCCTGGCTTCGACGCACCTGGGCACGGTTAAAATTACCAGCTCATGCTGGTCTTGAGGCTCTCAAAAAATTACACGCTTCCCGAGGCATTTTAGGCTCAGCGTTTGGAATCGCCATGCGGCGTGCAACCACTCAGACGATCAGTGTGACCCATATAACCATAGGCCAGCATTTTGGCAGCATGTGCTACTGGCCCGGCTACCCTGAAGCCTTAAGCAGGGAAACCGGTGAAGATCTGATGGTTAAACTGGCCTCATCCAGCCAACCTGTAAGCAGGGTTTCTCGGGTCAGCAGCAAGACCCTTCTGGACACATACCAGCCCCAGCTTGCTCAGTCTTTCGGCCCTATAAAATGGGCGACCTTACGCTGGTTGATTGCGGAAAAAAGGCTGAATAAATTACTGCAAAAACTGGATTCGGTGCCGCCGGATCGTGTGGCAGACAAGGCATTGCAATTGCTCGGCGTGGAACCTGAGTTACAAGCGATGAGATGGCCTGATGCTAATGCCCGCCTCGTATTTGTATGCAATCACCCCACCGGGGGCGTGGACGGTTTAATAGCAATCGCAGCGCTGCAAAAACGCTACCCTAACCTCAGGGTCATCGCCAATGACGCTTTGCTGACTTTAAGTCACTTACAAGACTTGATTGTTCCTGTTTCTGTATTTGAAGCGCGCAAAGCATCCACAGCCGCCGTTACTCAGGCATTTGCCGGTAAAGCTCCCTTACTGGTTTTTCCAGCGGGTAAAACCGCGCGCTATTCTGTGCATGGAGAGTTAGATGATGGTGCCTGGGCAAAAAGCATAGCCACCTTGTCACTACGCTATCGACGCTCGTTAGTGCCTATGTTTATACAGTCACGTAATTCATCTTTGTTCTACTGCATTCATAAAGTGCGTAATTTGCTGGGAATCAGGCTTAACCTGGAAATGCTGCTGTTGCCCCGCGAAACCCTTAAACCATATATCCGGCGACCGCAGTTTTTTATTGATGTGCCGATGCAGCCCATTGAGCTGCAGGCCTGTGGCGTTAACGACCAACAGCGTATGCAATGGTGCAAAGCACGCAGTTACGCCTTGCCCCGACATTTTAACGAGGTAAACCATGACTTTCGACGTCCCCCTTGCTCACGCCGAGCAAAGCCAAGACCTTCAGCGTGA
- a CDS encoding GNAT family N-acetyltransferase, protein MTFDVPLAHAEQSQDLQRELDSFSALTEFRGLRVYVLQADEAPITMNEVGRIREATFRQAGAGRNLTRDTDARDFGPASYLQLVVWDPNRLQIVALYRFKPGRDAMANIEVLRTAQLFDYSDFFSSRVLKQSIELGRSVVNHEAGAARFGFFALWAGLNALLAQRKEVNYFFGNVSLYKSLGPEALDIIITFCQQLYAPPEPLMTAKPGLNYQTQARLDFTAATSLNDRPRIQYLQQQLAATGNQIPRILQSYLSLGSHIWFGDAALDDDFADAYELSIIVPVAKINPQLRQKLT, encoded by the coding sequence ATGACTTTCGACGTCCCCCTTGCTCACGCCGAGCAAAGCCAAGACCTTCAGCGTGAACTGGATTCGTTCAGCGCGCTGACTGAGTTTCGTGGCCTGCGGGTCTACGTGCTGCAGGCCGACGAGGCACCCATAACCATGAATGAAGTGGGCCGCATTCGTGAGGCTACTTTTCGCCAGGCCGGAGCGGGGCGAAATTTAACCCGGGATACCGATGCCCGTGATTTTGGTCCCGCCAGTTATCTTCAGCTCGTGGTCTGGGATCCTAATCGTTTGCAGATAGTTGCGCTCTATCGTTTTAAGCCCGGCAGAGATGCGATGGCAAATATTGAGGTGTTACGCACGGCGCAGCTGTTCGACTACAGTGACTTTTTTAGTAGTCGTGTTTTGAAACAGTCGATTGAGCTGGGTCGCTCAGTAGTCAACCATGAGGCAGGTGCCGCCCGGTTTGGATTTTTTGCACTCTGGGCTGGGTTAAATGCTTTGCTTGCACAACGAAAAGAGGTCAACTACTTTTTCGGTAATGTTTCTTTATATAAAAGCCTCGGGCCAGAAGCCCTGGATATTATCATCACCTTCTGTCAGCAGCTGTATGCACCACCTGAGCCGTTGATGACAGCCAAACCCGGTCTCAACTATCAAACCCAGGCAAGACTTGATTTTACAGCGGCCACATCTCTTAACGACAGGCCCCGTATTCAATACTTGCAGCAGCAATTAGCCGCTACCGGCAACCAGATACCCAGGATTTTACAATCGTATTTATCGCTGGGGTCACATATCTGGTTCGGCGATGCCGCGTTGGACGATGACTTTGCCGACGCTTACGAACTTAGCATTATCGTGCCGGTAGCCAAGATAAACCCTCAACTACGTCAAAAGTTAACTTAA
- a CDS encoding carboxymuconolactone decarboxylase family protein produces MTDFNIHTKDSAPQGSKGLLEKAEQAAGFIPNLYGVMAEAPQLLEAYLTLDNLANKTSLNKEELTVVWQTVNVVNNCHYCQPAHSAIAKQMGVSDELNQAILNDKKLEDDKLEGLRQFTKAMIKQQGKVDESAVKQFYDAGYKQQQVLEVILVIGQKTLSNYTNYMAQTPVDEQFK; encoded by the coding sequence ATGACTGATTTTAATATCCACACAAAAGACAGTGCCCCACAAGGCAGCAAGGGCTTACTGGAAAAAGCGGAACAGGCCGCTGGCTTCATTCCTAATTTATATGGCGTCATGGCCGAAGCGCCTCAGCTACTCGAGGCTTATCTTACGCTGGATAATCTGGCCAATAAAACCAGCCTCAACAAAGAAGAACTGACCGTGGTCTGGCAAACCGTGAATGTTGTAAATAACTGTCATTATTGCCAGCCAGCGCATAGCGCCATTGCCAAGCAAATGGGCGTATCTGATGAGCTTAATCAGGCTATTCTGAATGATAAGAAACTTGAGGACGACAAACTCGAGGGCTTACGTCAGTTTACCAAGGCCATGATTAAACAACAGGGCAAAGTTGATGAGTCCGCAGTAAAACAATTCTATGACGCCGGCTACAAGCAGCAGCAAGTGCTCGAAGTGATTTTAGTCATAGGCCAGAAAACCCTGAGCAATTACACTAATTACATGGCGCAAACGCCTGTCGACGAGCAGTTCAAATAA
- a CDS encoding efflux RND transporter permease subunit — MFSQFFITRPIFAAVISLIFFITGAIAVWQLPITEYPDVVPPTVVVTANYPGANPRVIAETVASPLEQAINGVEDMLYMSSQATSDGRMTLTVTFAIGTDVDRAQNEVQSRVDRATPRLPEEVQRLGIITQKSSPDLTMVVHLTSPDDRYDMLYLSNYAALNVKDELSRIEGVGNVELFGAGEYSLRVWLDPNRMAALNLSTQQVIAAIREQNQQAAAGSLGAQPSGSADFQLLINVKGRLETVEEFEDIIIDVGPAGEISRLKDVARIELGASTYALRSLLDNKEAVAMPIFQASGSNAIQISNDVRARMGELSEDFPAGLDYSIVYDPTVFVRGSIEAVIKTLLEAVLLVVLVVVLFLQTWRASIIPLVAVPVSLVGTFAIMHLLGFSLNALSLFGLVLAIGIVVDDAIVVVENVERNIREGLAPVAATRKAMKEVTGPIVATTLVLAAVFIPTAFMSGLTGQFYKQFALTITIATFISAINSLTLSPALSALLLKSPDAKKDWLTRALDRVFGRWLFAPFNRFFSSLSNGYGWLVKKVIRFGVVVGVLYVALVGVAGLQLISTPTGYVPEQDKQYLIAFAQLPDASSLERTDAVIREMSEIALQHPSVETSVAFPGLSINGFTNSPSSGIVFVGLSDFDQRTAPELSAAAIAGELNAAFSGIDSAFVAIFPPPPVMGLGTIGGFRLQLQDRANLGYEELYRVTSEVIQKAWATPELAGVFSSYQVNVPQLDLNIDRTKAKQQGVSLNEIFQTLQAYMGSVYVNDFNQFGRTYQVNIQADEPFRQDLNQIRQMRVQNQWGDMVPLGSFIDIQHSTGPDRVMRYNGFTTAEINGGPAPGFSSGQAEAAIERILLETLPNGVTYEWTELSYQQILAGNAGLLIYPLVILLVFMVLAAQYESLSLPLAIILIIPMTLLSAMSGVLLYGGDNNIFTQIGLIVLVGLATKNAILIVEFAKSLQDQGMQVMDAILQATRLRLRPILMTSFAFIMGVVPMVFSTGAGAEMRQAIGVAVFSGMIGVTVFGLILTPLFYYMLAVRADKKPEAEQGTLLQEKPHA; from the coding sequence ATGTTTTCTCAGTTTTTCATTACCCGGCCTATTTTCGCTGCGGTTATCTCACTTATTTTCTTTATAACGGGCGCTATCGCAGTCTGGCAGTTGCCTATTACCGAATATCCGGATGTAGTGCCACCCACGGTGGTGGTGACCGCAAATTATCCTGGGGCTAACCCTCGGGTCATTGCAGAAACAGTAGCTTCTCCGTTGGAGCAGGCTATTAACGGTGTGGAAGACATGTTGTACATGTCTTCTCAGGCGACTTCAGATGGGCGCATGACGTTAACGGTTACTTTTGCCATAGGCACTGATGTGGATCGTGCGCAGAATGAGGTGCAAAGCCGGGTCGACAGGGCAACACCCCGTCTGCCGGAAGAAGTGCAGCGGCTGGGTATTATTACGCAAAAGTCGTCACCGGATTTGACGATGGTGGTGCATTTAACATCGCCCGATGATCGCTATGACATGCTCTACCTGTCGAATTATGCTGCTTTGAATGTGAAAGATGAATTGTCCCGTATTGAGGGCGTGGGCAATGTTGAGCTCTTTGGTGCAGGTGAATACAGCTTACGTGTGTGGCTTGATCCTAATCGTATGGCGGCTTTAAATTTGTCGACCCAGCAGGTGATTGCCGCCATTCGTGAGCAAAACCAACAGGCCGCGGCCGGCAGTTTAGGTGCGCAGCCGAGTGGCTCTGCAGACTTTCAGCTGCTGATTAATGTCAAAGGTCGCCTGGAGACAGTAGAAGAGTTTGAAGACATTATTATTGATGTTGGCCCGGCAGGTGAAATCAGCCGCCTGAAAGATGTTGCCCGCATTGAACTGGGCGCTTCTACCTATGCTTTACGCTCTTTGCTGGATAATAAAGAAGCCGTGGCCATGCCGATTTTCCAAGCTTCAGGTTCTAACGCTATTCAGATTTCTAATGATGTGCGTGCACGGATGGGTGAGTTGTCAGAAGATTTTCCGGCGGGGCTGGATTACTCCATTGTATATGACCCTACGGTCTTTGTGCGGGGGTCGATAGAAGCGGTTATTAAAACCTTGTTGGAAGCCGTCCTACTGGTAGTGCTGGTTGTGGTGTTATTTCTGCAGACCTGGCGTGCTTCTATTATTCCTCTGGTTGCGGTGCCCGTTTCTCTGGTTGGCACTTTCGCCATCATGCACTTACTGGGTTTTTCGTTAAACGCGCTATCGTTATTTGGTTTGGTGCTCGCTATTGGTATCGTGGTGGATGATGCCATTGTGGTGGTTGAAAACGTGGAGCGTAATATTCGGGAAGGGCTGGCGCCCGTTGCGGCCACTCGTAAAGCCATGAAAGAAGTAACAGGCCCTATAGTGGCGACTACCTTAGTGCTGGCCGCGGTGTTTATTCCAACCGCTTTTATGAGTGGGTTAACCGGCCAGTTTTATAAACAGTTTGCATTGACTATCACTATCGCCACCTTCATTTCAGCCATCAATTCTTTGACCTTAAGTCCGGCGTTGTCGGCATTGTTACTGAAAAGCCCTGATGCGAAAAAAGACTGGCTGACACGAGCTCTCGACCGGGTATTCGGCCGCTGGTTGTTTGCGCCTTTTAATCGCTTTTTTAGTAGTTTATCAAATGGCTATGGCTGGCTGGTGAAAAAAGTCATTCGTTTTGGTGTTGTGGTGGGTGTGCTTTATGTGGCGCTGGTGGGTGTAGCCGGGCTGCAGTTAATATCAACACCGACCGGTTATGTGCCAGAACAGGATAAGCAGTACCTGATAGCTTTTGCACAGTTGCCGGATGCTTCTTCACTGGAGCGCACCGATGCTGTAATCCGGGAAATGTCAGAAATTGCCCTGCAGCATCCTAGCGTTGAGACTTCTGTTGCTTTTCCAGGTTTGAGTATTAATGGCTTTACTAATAGCCCCAGCAGCGGCATTGTTTTTGTTGGTTTAAGTGACTTTGATCAGCGCACTGCGCCTGAATTGTCAGCCGCAGCCATTGCCGGTGAACTGAATGCTGCTTTTAGTGGCATTGATTCGGCATTTGTAGCTATTTTCCCACCGCCACCGGTGATGGGATTGGGCACCATTGGTGGATTCCGGCTGCAGTTGCAGGATCGCGCGAATCTCGGTTACGAAGAACTCTACCGGGTGACCTCTGAAGTGATACAAAAAGCCTGGGCAACTCCAGAGCTGGCAGGTGTTTTTTCCAGTTATCAGGTGAACGTGCCTCAGTTGGATCTGAATATTGACCGCACCAAAGCCAAACAGCAGGGAGTATCGCTGAACGAGATCTTTCAGACACTGCAGGCTTATATGGGCTCTGTGTATGTGAATGATTTTAATCAGTTTGGTCGTACCTATCAGGTCAATATCCAGGCGGACGAGCCCTTTAGGCAGGATCTGAATCAGATACGTCAGATGAGAGTGCAAAACCAATGGGGAGATATGGTGCCGCTGGGGTCTTTTATTGATATTCAGCACAGCACAGGCCCTGATCGGGTGATGCGTTATAACGGTTTCACCACCGCAGAGATTAACGGTGGGCCTGCACCAGGATTCAGTAGTGGTCAGGCGGAAGCGGCCATAGAGCGCATTTTGCTGGAGACGCTACCAAATGGTGTGACTTATGAGTGGACAGAACTGAGTTATCAGCAAATTCTGGCAGGTAACGCTGGGCTACTTATTTACCCGCTGGTTATTTTGCTGGTCTTCATGGTACTGGCGGCTCAGTATGAGAGCCTTAGTTTGCCCCTGGCGATTATTCTGATTATTCCGATGACTTTATTGTCGGCGATGAGCGGCGTGCTCCTCTATGGCGGAGATAATAATATCTTCACTCAGATAGGCTTGATAGTGCTTGTTGGTTTAGCCACTAAGAACGCTATTTTGATCGTTGAATTTGCTAAAAGCCTGCAGGATCAGGGCATGCAGGTTATGGATGCGATTTTGCAGGCGACCCGGCTTCGTTTGCGGCCCATACTGATGACCTCCTTTGCCTTCATTATGGGGGTAGTGCCTATGGTGTTCTCCACAGGGGCAGGTGCAGAAATGCGCCAGGCCATTGGTGTGGCTGTGTTCTCGGGCATGATCGGGGTTACTGTTTTTGGCTTAATACTGACGCCATTGTTCTATTACATGCTGGCAGTCCGGGCGGATAAAAAGCCTGAAGCTGAGCAGGGTACTTTGTTACAGGAGAAGCCGCATGCGTAA
- a CDS encoding DUF805 domain-containing protein translates to MKWFLKVVQNYAVFQGRARRKEYWMFALFYAIFYVLAIVLDGVLGTLHAETGIGLITTIYLLALLIPSLAVLVRRLHDTNRSGWMALLMLIPLIGSIIIFIFMLLDGTQGENDYGSDPKLASE, encoded by the coding sequence ATGAAGTGGTTTTTAAAAGTGGTTCAGAATTACGCTGTCTTCCAAGGCCGCGCTCGTCGCAAGGAATATTGGATGTTTGCGCTGTTTTACGCAATTTTCTATGTATTGGCCATTGTTCTTGATGGTGTGTTAGGCACATTGCATGCTGAAACAGGTATTGGACTTATTACCACTATCTATCTCCTGGCATTACTTATCCCATCACTAGCTGTTTTGGTACGTCGCTTACATGATACCAATCGCAGTGGCTGGATGGCTTTGCTTATGCTGATCCCTTTAATAGGCTCAATCATAATTTTCATCTTCATGCTGCTAGACGGCACTCAAGGTGAGAATGACTATGGTTCTGATCCTAAGTTAGCGAGTGAATAG
- a CDS encoding DUF3047 domain-containing protein — MKKSYHWILLSMAAAVGSAQASLNWQAEDIIKWDSHSFEGHTQYLLVDEQFGDREPAHVLAQCQDGQASGLFYRGDIDLDETPMISWEWRITQFPDTDDEQQKRGDDFAARIYVLREHSILRWRTRALNYVWTQHTPVGQDWPNPFASQAHMIAQRQGVPEDGEWHTETRDMKEDFINFHGEAPDKINAIAIMTDCDNSNSSATAAYRSIRVHAREADIQ; from the coding sequence ATGAAAAAATCGTATCACTGGATATTACTGTCAATGGCTGCTGCTGTTGGCAGTGCGCAGGCCAGCCTGAACTGGCAGGCCGAAGACATCATAAAATGGGACTCCCATTCTTTTGAAGGTCACACTCAATATCTATTGGTTGATGAGCAGTTCGGTGACCGCGAGCCAGCCCATGTGCTAGCCCAGTGCCAGGACGGACAGGCCTCAGGGTTATTTTACCGTGGTGACATTGATTTAGACGAGACCCCCATGATCAGCTGGGAGTGGCGCATCACTCAATTTCCGGACACTGATGATGAACAACAAAAACGCGGCGACGACTTCGCCGCCCGTATTTATGTGCTGCGCGAACACTCTATATTACGCTGGCGCACCCGCGCGCTGAACTACGTCTGGACCCAACATACCCCAGTTGGCCAGGACTGGCCCAACCCCTTCGCCAGCCAGGCACACATGATAGCGCAACGTCAGGGAGTTCCCGAAGACGGTGAATGGCACACCGAAACCCGGGACATGAAAGAAGACTTCATCAACTTTCACGGCGAAGCCCCGGATAAAATAAACGCCATCGCCATCATGACCGACTGCGACAACAGCAACTCATCCGCTACCGCCGCCTATCGTTCGATTCGGGTGCATGCTCGCGAAGCTGACATTCAATAG
- a CDS encoding efflux transporter outer membrane subunit, which translates to MRNFKAAGLLFSLLSLTACATVGPDYAQPEQVADIDFSSPYEQPQDVLKWWQAFADPHLDALIDITLQNNRTLASASANVERAYAVFTDVDNDFMPDLGLETGYQANRNALFAGGDQVLRGYQSGARLSWDLDLTGKLRRASEAAAAQADYAEILWHDAQLQLVSQVATSYGEYRGAQLRLLVAQENLQNLRQSQDIIIARYEAGMASELEKARFAAQVHEVEALVPDFELALLTAELTLSALSGQRPEQLELGEVAMLPGLQGPVAIANGENYLRYRADVASAERLLAARTAEIGVVTADLYPNLSLNGFLGFASTPGLSLGSEQRSWAVAPTLSWQVAELSSVRSRIQAANASQRMALAEFEQSVFDAIADMQLSLHSYNLSRQQQLALEQQWSAGNNAVSLARARYQAGGAEFLELLESERELLRSSDRLAQVEQQNFARLIDIYRSFGGGIKLL; encoded by the coding sequence ATGCGTAATTTTAAAGCCGCAGGGCTGCTATTTTCACTGCTGTCTTTAACTGCCTGTGCGACGGTTGGGCCTGACTATGCACAACCAGAGCAGGTTGCTGATATTGATTTCAGCAGTCCTTATGAACAGCCGCAGGACGTTTTAAAGTGGTGGCAGGCGTTTGCAGATCCCCACCTTGATGCATTAATAGATATCACCTTGCAGAACAATCGCACATTGGCCAGTGCAAGCGCCAATGTAGAGCGTGCCTATGCGGTTTTCACTGATGTGGATAACGACTTCATGCCCGATCTGGGTCTGGAAACCGGTTATCAGGCAAACCGTAATGCTCTTTTTGCAGGCGGAGATCAGGTACTACGCGGTTACCAGAGTGGGGCGCGTTTGAGCTGGGACCTGGATCTGACTGGCAAATTACGACGGGCAAGTGAAGCGGCGGCTGCACAGGCTGACTATGCAGAAATTCTGTGGCACGACGCGCAACTGCAACTAGTCAGTCAGGTAGCCACCAGTTACGGTGAATACCGCGGTGCCCAACTGCGCTTACTGGTAGCACAGGAGAACCTGCAAAACCTGCGTCAGAGTCAGGACATTATTATTGCCCGTTATGAAGCGGGCATGGCTTCTGAACTGGAAAAAGCTCGTTTTGCAGCCCAGGTACATGAAGTCGAAGCGCTGGTGCCTGATTTTGAACTGGCCTTGCTGACGGCTGAGCTCACCTTATCGGCACTGTCCGGTCAACGCCCTGAGCAACTTGAACTGGGTGAAGTTGCCATGCTTCCGGGGCTACAGGGGCCCGTGGCCATCGCAAATGGTGAGAACTATTTGCGCTATCGTGCGGATGTGGCCAGTGCCGAACGTTTGCTAGCGGCGCGTACCGCAGAAATTGGTGTTGTCACTGCAGACTTATACCCCAATTTATCGCTGAATGGTTTTCTGGGGTTTGCCTCCACTCCGGGCCTGTCTTTGGGCTCGGAGCAGCGCAGTTGGGCGGTAGCTCCTACGCTCAGCTGGCAGGTTGCGGAACTGAGTTCGGTGCGCAGCCGCATACAGGCCGCTAATGCCAGTCAGCGCATGGCATTGGCTGAATTTGAGCAAAGTGTATTTGATGCGATTGCGGATATGCAGTTGTCGTTGCACAGTTATAATCTCAGTCGCCAGCAACAGTTAGCTCTGGAACAGCAATGGAGTGCAGGCAATAATGCAGTGTCTCTGGCGCGAGCCCGTTATCAGGCAGGAGGTGCTGAGTTTCTGGAATTACTGGAGTCAGAACGGGAGCTGTTACGCAGCAGCGATCGCCTGGCTCAGGTGGAGCAGCAAAACTTCGCTCGCTTGATTGATATATATAGAAGCTTTGGTGGGGGCATCAAATTACTATGA
- a CDS encoding efflux RND transporter periplasmic adaptor subunit, with protein MGKHNLVIKFLTAGVAALIMTACGSPQMEASTEQPLPQVKVASVIHERVTEWDEFTGRLQAPETVTLVPRVSGYIQRRHFVEGALVSKGDLLLEIDAAPFAAEVARISAELESAQSASKLAQNEYQRAESLRAQRAVSDEILETRLAQKQQAQARVAATQAALQRAELDLSYTRIKAPMDGRISYAQVTAGNYVTAGQTLLTSLVSTQKMHAYFDIDEHSYLKYAQLASQGKRADTRSEQQHSNPVFMALMTDTDYHHLGRIDFVDNRVNQQTGTIRLRAVFENDDDLLLPGLFARIKLAGSASREAILIDDKAIGTDLSNKFVFVLNGDNELEYRRVTLGNKVGGLRIIDEGLEAGDAIVVNGLQRVQPNMMVQPDWNEMATEQQLDGLRMTQELLDTGSRRLTARIEYDNAYSADR; from the coding sequence ATGGGTAAACACAATTTGGTTATAAAATTTTTAACTGCGGGCGTCGCTGCGCTGATAATGACGGCATGTGGCAGTCCACAGATGGAGGCGTCAACAGAGCAACCGCTGCCTCAGGTTAAGGTTGCTTCAGTGATTCATGAGCGGGTGACCGAGTGGGATGAATTCACTGGGCGCTTGCAGGCTCCTGAGACGGTAACTCTGGTACCACGGGTTTCTGGTTATATTCAACGGCGGCATTTTGTGGAAGGTGCGCTAGTCAGTAAAGGCGATTTACTTCTGGAGATTGACGCAGCGCCTTTTGCAGCAGAAGTCGCCCGCATCAGCGCTGAACTGGAAAGCGCGCAAAGTGCCAGCAAACTTGCGCAGAATGAATACCAAAGAGCGGAAAGCCTGCGTGCGCAACGAGCGGTGTCTGATGAAATTCTGGAAACTCGTCTGGCACAAAAACAACAGGCTCAGGCCAGGGTTGCTGCTACGCAAGCGGCCTTGCAACGAGCTGAGCTGGATCTGAGTTATACCCGAATTAAGGCTCCTATGGATGGCCGCATATCCTATGCACAGGTGACCGCTGGCAACTACGTAACGGCGGGACAGACACTGCTTACCAGCCTGGTTTCCACGCAAAAAATGCATGCCTACTTTGATATTGATGAACACAGCTACCTGAAATACGCTCAGCTTGCCTCGCAAGGCAAACGCGCTGATACCCGCAGTGAGCAGCAGCATAGCAATCCCGTGTTTATGGCGTTGATGACGGATACTGATTATCACCATCTGGGGCGTATCGACTTTGTTGATAACAGAGTCAACCAACAAACCGGCACCATACGCCTGCGTGCGGTTTTTGAAAATGATGACGATCTGCTGTTACCTGGGCTTTTTGCCCGCATTAAGCTGGCTGGCAGTGCTTCCCGTGAGGCGATATTAATTGATGATAAAGCGATAGGCACCGATCTCAGCAATAAATTTGTATTCGTGTTGAATGGCGACAATGAACTGGAATACCGCAGGGTGACTTTGGGCAATAAAGTCGGTGGGCTGCGCATTATTGATGAGGGATTGGAGGCAGGCGATGCCATTGTGGTCAATGGCCTGCAACGGGTTCAGCCAAATATGATGGTGCAGCCGGACTGGAACGAGATGGCCACTGAGCAACAGTTAGATGGTCTGCGCATGACGCAGGAATTATTAGACACTGGCAGCCGCAGACTTACTGCCCGGATTGAATATGACAACGCATATTCAGCAGATCGTTAA
- a CDS encoding TetR/AcrR family transcriptional regulator: MSVCKKKCRISVGRPRAFDVDNALEQALDVFWRKGYEGTSMADLTQAMGINKPSLYATFGNKEALFLKAIKLYEERPGAFFYSALKQPTAYEVAERILYGAACSMADSDHPQGCVIVQGALSCSEESDSVKKALIELRCEGGEALHNRFLQAQKEGDLPADVDAKVLSRYLGTVVQGMAIQATNGASSEQLKEVAELTLQNFPQ, from the coding sequence ATGTCGGTTTGCAAAAAGAAGTGTCGTATTTCTGTCGGCCGCCCCCGCGCTTTTGATGTGGATAACGCATTGGAGCAGGCATTGGATGTCTTTTGGCGTAAAGGTTACGAAGGCACCTCTATGGCTGATTTGACCCAGGCGATGGGCATCAATAAACCCAGCTTATATGCCACTTTTGGTAACAAAGAAGCGCTTTTTCTAAAAGCTATAAAACTCTATGAAGAACGTCCTGGAGCCTTTTTCTACTCAGCCCTGAAACAGCCCACAGCTTATGAAGTTGCAGAACGTATATTATATGGTGCCGCCTGCAGCATGGCTGATAGCGACCACCCTCAGGGCTGTGTCATCGTTCAGGGCGCCCTTTCCTGTAGCGAAGAGTCCGACTCAGTTAAAAAAGCATTGATTGAACTGCGTTGTGAAGGCGGGGAAGCCCTGCATAATCGTTTTCTTCAAGCTCAAAAAGAAGGTGACCTGCCAGCCGATGTGGATGCCAAAGTATTATCCCGCTACCTCGGTACTGTGGTTCAGGGAATGGCTATTCAAGCCACCAACGGCGCTTCTTCGGAACAGTTAAAAGAAGTTGCAGAGCTGACACTACAAAATTTTCCGCAATAA
- a CDS encoding TM2 domain-containing protein — MIYCRGCGKELHESAISCPHCGARQQSATGQGKNKVVAGVLALFLGGFGIHRFYLGQWWGIFYLLFFWTFIPSFIALIEAIVFLVSGDQQWEQKYGGPS; from the coding sequence ATGATTTATTGCAGAGGCTGTGGCAAAGAGCTGCACGAAAGCGCCATCAGTTGCCCGCATTGCGGAGCTCGTCAACAATCGGCTACCGGCCAGGGGAAAAACAAAGTAGTTGCCGGTGTACTCGCTCTTTTCCTGGGAGGCTTTGGTATACACAGATTTTATCTCGGTCAATGGTGGGGGATTTTTTACTTGTTATTCTTCTGGACCTTCATCCCTTCATTTATCGCTCTTATCGAGGCTATTGTATTTCTCGTCAGTGGCGATCAACAATGGGAACAGAAATACGGAGGCCCAAGCTGA